A genomic stretch from Engraulis encrasicolus isolate BLACKSEA-1 chromosome 10, IST_EnEncr_1.0, whole genome shotgun sequence includes:
- the ano11 gene encoding anoctamin-7 has product MLRKRGSQEQLMDREVLLDLDYQHRGGEPQGTTDSYGSLQNGGFIPPRFLTAANGEDDDDPIYTHTYNPQTEPISPPKGNYFKDGKTKIDFVLVWEVKSRRKRRSRTKSHGALGGEDGAGEEAAHEESRSEKKRALQARLRERFIHHLQSAGLRLEKEESTSAKKTVHYLKLSAPWDVLVYYAEELCLRAPLQAQPNPEFNKSARVLQKLFVPNIMADVVPNRPVDYYTCAFRKSKMDKFLGSENQDTYFTNTQRHRIVYEILARTPYGKRKRAEVGVARLLNEGAFTAAFPLHEGPFELPDYEIQPEQLNQRQVLYHYWARWSKWYKYQPLDHIREYFGEKIALYFAWLGFYTAWLLPAALVGTFVFVSGIMTMSSNTPAKEICDSGGRYLMCPLCEMCKPWNISDICPMAKVGYLFDHPGTVFFSVFMSLWSVTFLEYWKRKNATLAHHWDCMDFQEEEERPRPEFAAMAPSMEHNPVTGVKEPYFPAKARISRMLTGSMVIVIMLCVVMIFLVTVIIYRSIVSVMMYETGSSVLRTQAGNIANISSSMVNLALILLMGQVYTALAEQLTKWEMHRTQTQYEDAFTFKVFIFQFVNFYSSPFYVAFFKGRFVGYPGHYGTLFGMRNEDCGMGGCLIELAEQLFIIMVGKQLINNMQEFVIPKVKAWRQKRSLASVRKAQVSHEPQRWEQDYELIECEGLFEEYLEIVLQFGFITIFVAAFPLAPLFALLNNWAEVRLDAHKFVCEYRRPVAERAQKIGVWFTILEALSHLSVIVNAFLIAFTSEFLPRLLYQFKFDNELHGYVNFTLAYSPPSYYSNTSHTICRYKAFRDENGNYTLVYWELLAVRLGFIIAFEHAVFFVLRAIDWMVPDVPESLELKIKRERYLAKQALADNQEALLVSRLLATGPASDAPGKMTDARREGKRTAGGGITKAGRAELLSSDSSE; this is encoded by the exons ATGCTGAGGAAGAGGGGATCGCAGGAGCAGCTGATGGACCGGGAGGTTCTGCTGGACCTGGACTACCAGCACCGTGGAGGAGAACCTCAGGGTACCACAGACAGCTACGGCAGCCTACAGAATGGGGGCTTCATCCCACCAAGATTT CTGACGGCTGCAAATGGGGAGGATGATGACGACcctatctacacacacacctataaccCTCAGACTGAGCCCATTAGCCCGCCCAAAGGCAATTACTTCAAAGACGGGAAGACCAAGATAG ACTTTGTCCTGGTGTGGGAGGTGAAGTCCAGGCGAAAGCGGCGCTCGCGGACCAAGTCCCATGGTGCATTAGGAGGGGAGGACGGGGCCGGCGAGGAGGCCGCCCACGAGGAGAGCCGCTCGGAGAAGAAGAGGGCCTTGCAGGCGCGTCTCAGGGAGAGGTTCATCCACCACCTCCAGAGCGCTGGCCTCCGCTTGGAGaag GAGGAGTCGACGAGTGCGAAGAAGACCGTCCACTACCTGAAGCTGAGTGCGCCCTGGGACGTGCTGGTGTACTATGCGGAGGAGCTGTGTCTCAGAGCCCCACTACAG GCACAACCAAATCCAGAGTTTAATAAatcggcgcgtgtgctgcagaaGCTGTTTGTGCCCAACATCATGGCTGACGTTGTGCCCAACAGGCCTGTGGACTACTACACCTGTGCCTTCCGCAAATCCAAAATGGACAA GTTTCTTGGCTCTGAGAACCAGGACACCTATTTCACCAACACCCAGAGACATCGTATA GTGTATGAGATCCTGGCGCGGACCCCGTATGGCAAGCGGAAGCGAGCGGAGGTGGGGGTGGCCCGGCTGCTGAACGAAGGGGCCTTCACTGCGGCGTTCCCCCTGCATGAG GGCCCGTTCGAGCTGCCTGACTACGAGATCCAGCCTGAACAGCTGAACCAGAGGCAGGTGCTCTACCACTACTGGGCCCGCTGGTCCAAGTGGTACAAGTACCAGCCGCTTGACCACATCCGGGAGTACTTTGGGGAGAAGATCGCACTTTATTTTGCCTGGCTCG gtTTCTACACCGCATGGCTGCTCCCGGCTGCCCTGGTCGGGACGTTTGTCTTCGTCTCGGGGATCATGACCATGAGCTCAAACACACCGGC TAAAGAGATTTGTGATAGTGGAGGCCGTTACCTGATGTGCCCCCTGTGTGAAATGTGCAAGCCCTGGAATATATCAGACATCTGTCCCATGGCAAAG gtGGGCTACCTCTTTGACCACCCAGGCACGGTGTTCTTCAGCGTCTTCATGTCGCTGTGGTCCGTCACCTTCCTGGAGTACTGGAAGAGGAAGAACGCCACGTTGGCCCACCATTGGGACTGCATGGACTTCCAGGAGGAGGAG GAGCGACCGAGGCCAGAGTTTGCAGCCATGGCTCCAAGCATGGAGCACAACCCGGTGACGGGGGTCAAGGAGCCCTACTTCCCCGCGAAGGCCCGCATCTCACGCATGCTCACCGGCTCCATGGTCATCGTCATCATG ctGTGCGTGGTGATGATTTTCCTGGTGACGGTGATCATCTATCGGAGTATCGTGAGTGTGATGATGTATGAGACGGGAAGCTCTGTGTTGCGGACTCAG GCTGGGAACATTGCCAACATCTCCAGCAGCATGGTGAACTTGGCTCTGATTCTGCTAATGGGGCAGGTGTACACTGCATTAGCTGAGCAGCTCACTAAATGGG AAATGCACCGCACACAGACCCAGTATGAGGACGCCTTCACCTTCAAAGTGTTCATCTTCCAATTTGTCAACTTCTACTCTTCTCCTTTCTACGTGGCATTCTTCAAGGGCAG ATTTGTGGGGTACCCCGGCCACTACGGCACCCTGTTTGGCATGCGGAATGAAGAT tgtggCATGGGGGGCTGCCTTATCGAGCTGGCTGAGCAGCTGTTCATCATCATGGTGGGAAAACAGCTCATCAACAACATGCAGGAGTTTGTCATccc CAAAGTGAAAGCCTGGCGACAGAAGAGGTCCCTGGCGTCGGTGAGGAAAGCACAAGTGTCCCATGAACCTCAGCGGTGGGAGCAGGATTACGAGCTGATCGAGTGCGAGGGCTTGTTTGAGGAGTACCTGGAGATCG TCTTGCAGTTTGGCTTCATCACCATCTTTGTGGCGGCCTTCCCCCTGGCTCCTCTCTTCGCGCTCCTCAACAACTGGGCCGAGGTGCGCCTGGACGCCCACAAGTTTGTGTGCGAGTACCGGCGACCCGTGGCCGAGCGAGCCCAGAAGATCGGCGTGTGGTTCACCATCCTGGAggccctctcccacctctctgttATCGTCAAT GCTTTCCTGATTGCTTTCACCTCTGAATTCCTGCCGCGCCTGCTCTACCAGTTTAAGTTTGACAATGAGCTGCATGGCTATGTGAACTTTACCTTGGCCTACTCTCCACCCAGCTACTACAGCAACACTTCTCATACCATATGCAG ATACAAAGCCTTCCGAGATGAGAATGGGAACTACACGCTGGTGTATTGGGAGCTGCTAGCTGTCAGGCTGGGTTTCATCATCGCGTTTGAG CATGCTGTGTTCTTTGTGCTGCGGGCGATTGACTGGATGGTTCCCGACGTGCCCGAGTCTCTGGAGCTGAAGATCAAGCGTGAGCGCTACCTGGCCAAGCAGGCGCTGGCCGACAACCAGGAGGCGCTGCTGGTGAGTCGCCTCTTGGCAACGGGCCCAG